Proteins encoded by one window of Companilactobacillus ginsenosidimutans:
- a CDS encoding AEC family transporter, with protein sequence MGVFVQSVSGILIIIGLIAVGYFLAKRGWFSDETTSLIAKLVTQVALPTYMIYTITHDFTASKLIKLLPDLGIPVLSMTILIGVSFLMIKLLHIDKSKQGLFSSMFFNSNTVFVGLPVNMALFGTKSLPYVLVYYMANTTFFWTLGTYLIQVDGQKKGSFSLKKTLGKLFSPPLLGFIIGLIIVMLNINLPGFLMTDFEYLGNLTIPLSMIFIGISIAHAGLTNISFHKENLGILFGRFIAAPVLMSVLFLFIPGPPLMKQVFIIQSAMPVMTNAPVVARLYGADSDYAAIMVTETTILSLVVVPILMMLIK encoded by the coding sequence ATGGGAGTATTTGTACAAAGCGTTTCAGGAATACTAATCATCATCGGACTAATCGCCGTCGGCTATTTCCTAGCCAAACGCGGTTGGTTCTCTGATGAAACAACCAGTTTAATCGCCAAATTAGTAACGCAAGTCGCATTGCCAACTTACATGATTTACACAATCACGCACGATTTCACTGCATCTAAATTGATCAAACTACTTCCCGACTTAGGAATCCCTGTCCTATCAATGACCATCTTAATTGGAGTTTCATTTTTGATGATCAAACTTTTACACATTGATAAAAGCAAACAAGGTTTGTTCTCATCAATGTTCTTCAACTCAAATACCGTTTTCGTTGGATTACCTGTCAACATGGCGTTATTTGGAACTAAAAGTTTGCCATACGTTTTGGTTTACTACATGGCAAATACCACTTTCTTCTGGACACTTGGTACTTATTTAATCCAAGTCGACGGACAAAAGAAAGGTTCATTCAGTCTTAAGAAAACACTAGGAAAACTTTTCTCACCACCATTACTTGGATTCATCATTGGTCTAATCATCGTCATGTTGAATATCAACCTGCCTGGATTCTTAATGACCGATTTCGAATACTTAGGAAATTTGACCATCCCTCTATCAATGATTTTCATTGGTATATCAATTGCTCACGCTGGATTGACCAACATCAGCTTTCATAAAGAAAACTTGGGAATCCTCTTCGGACGATTCATTGCTGCTCCAGTTTTGATGTCAGTTCTCTTCCTGTTCATTCCTGGCCCACCTTTGATGAAACAAGTCTTCATCATCCAATCAGCCATGCCAGTTATGACTAACGCACCAGTTGTTGCCAGACTTTACGGCGCCGACTCAGATTACGCAGCTATTATGGTTACCGAAACAACAATTTTGAGTTTAGTTGTTGTTCCAATCTTGATGATGTTAATTAAATAA